The DNA window TTATAATGACCttatcaaatattaattattttagtttacTGTATTCCCACTTTTATTGCTAGTCatttattttcatatgctttatTGTTAACCATATACAGAAATAGTATATGTTAATATtttgatcaaatattttaaattttttatatattaccatattttttggtaaataaagTAATTTACATTGAAAGATCCGCGCATATTTGTATTTcattagataaaaaatattgatgcaTTATCcttctttaattttgaataactgaaacataaatacttttaagattttaaaattttaataattttgttgtttttacaacattagaaaattaggtttttctttttgcatccttttttttttgcttgtaACATCCAAATAAATGTATAACAGTCAGTCAGTCtctatataagttaaaaaaaaatctcgatACGAACGAGGCGTTTATAGTGTGGTGTGATGGTACAATTGGCCGGCCATATGTCAACATCACATTTCTCATTCGGCAAGGCGTAATAATTATATGCTCCaaatattatcatttttgtgtatatatatacatataactTAGTGtacattaaaggaaaacataCAATAATCAAAACTACTATATTTTTCACTCAACAAACAACATGTTTGGAACAATTTATGAAGAGATTGAAGTTCATGTACCAGCAAATGAAGCTTGGAAAGTCTATGGCACTATTCAACTAGCACATATTGTAGTTAAAGAGCTTCCGAATATCATTCATAAGGTCGATATACTCGAAGGTGATGGTGGTGTTGGATCAGTCCTCAAAGTAACATTTCCACCAGGAACACCACTTTTGACATCTCACAAAGAGAAATTTGTTGttattgatgatgataagaGGGTGAAAATAGCTCAAGTGGTGGAAGGTGGACTTCTTGATCTTGGATTTACACTTTATAAGGTTAAGTTTGAAGTCATAGAGAAAGGTAAAGAAATATGtatcacaaaatcaacaatTGAGTATGAAGTCAAGGAAGAAGCAATAGCTAATGCCTCATTTGTTAGTATCCAACCCTTTGTGGCCATAATGAATTTGGTTGCAAAGTATCTAACTCAAGGCAAAGATGGTCAAGCTTCCGCCTAATTGAGAGGTGGAACCAggattcaaaataaatattatgaacatgaatatgATCTTATTATACGTATGTATACTTAGTTCAAGcaaaaatcatatatacccaCAAAACTCGTCCTTGATTTGACTCTAAGTCTAAGCTTTATGAAGAGTTGGTCAATGGTTCAAGCTTTGTTTGTATTTCAATGAAATGGAATTGGGCAATAAACATATTAGGTgaattttgtttattattgatgCTACTATGATTTCTAGTATTTTGACAAGTTTGTGTTTCTTTATATTAAGGGGATTGGTCATGTACAAAATAACGAACCAGTCCAACCACAAGATAGCAAACTGGCCATGGAAACAGATTTGAAGGATAAAAGTTACCCACAAGGTATCAATTTTTGTATGGTTACTAGCAAAGGAGGCCACTCTAATAGTGGACAACTTGATGAGCAGAGGTATGACACTGTGCGCAAGATGCTTCCTGTGTGAAGAAACAACTGAAACAGTTAACCATGTATTTCTGCATTGTCCATACACAACTCATTTGTGGAGAATCATCCTAAACCTCAAGGGTATAGCATGGACAATGCCAGGCAAGATAACAGAGGCTCTTAGCAGGTGGGAAGGGAACATGCTCACATGCTAAGGATAGGAGTTAGATGGAGAATTGTCCCAGCTTGTATCTGGTGGACAATTTAGAAGGAGATGAAATCCAGATGTTTTGAGAGATTAGAGAATGATGTGCAGAAGATCAAGTTGAACTTCATCTTACTgctatgtttttggtgtaatcaaatTTACTCTAATGATCCTATGTCTATCATAGATGTTCTAGATTCTTTATAGCTAGAGAGGGAAGACACTAGAGCTCTATTGTACATATGGTTTCAGTACTACCCAAGTACTGTTTTGATCCCTGATATGACACAAAGTTActgatttcaaaaaaaaaatagtgagcGCTCTTACCCTGGGAAATATGCAAGTATAGACGGAACTTATTACCTATTCCATTTAATTTTATGCGGTGGAGTTTCACTGGACACCGAATTTGAAAAAGGAAGGAAC is part of the Solanum stenotomum isolate F172 chromosome 8, ASM1918654v1, whole genome shotgun sequence genome and encodes:
- the LOC125874165 gene encoding norbelladine synthase-like; its protein translation is MFGTIYEEIEVHVPANEAWKVYGTIQLAHIVVKELPNIIHKVDILEGDGGVGSVLKVTFPPGTPLLTSHKEKFVVIDDDKRVKIAQVVEGGLLDLGFTLYKVKFEVIEKGKETCITKSTIEYEVKEEAIANASFVSIQPFVAIMNLVAKYLTQGKDGQASA